The Paenibacillus sophorae genome has a segment encoding these proteins:
- a CDS encoding O-methyltransferase yields MLNQEQYFNQEIYSEQLYTEDELLLSVKKAIRAGGMPEVSIAPGYGRLLSMLVSLSRASSVLEIGALGGYSGICLARGLASGGTLTSLELKPEYAEMARRHLELAGFGGMAEYRTGPALDSLARLAEEGRTFDFFFIDADKENYPNYLEYAILLAKPGAVIAGDNIFLRGRTLNTDKNGPAVQAMRRFNEMIAGDSRLASTLLPAYDGLALAIVK; encoded by the coding sequence ATGCTTAATCAAGAACAATACTTTAATCAAGAGATATACAGTGAGCAGCTATATACGGAGGATGAACTTCTGCTGTCGGTAAAAAAGGCCATCCGTGCAGGCGGCATGCCCGAAGTGTCGATTGCGCCGGGTTACGGAAGGCTGCTGAGCATGCTCGTTTCGCTATCCCGCGCATCCAGCGTGCTGGAGATTGGAGCGCTTGGCGGATACAGCGGCATTTGCCTCGCTAGAGGCCTGGCTTCGGGAGGAACGCTAACCTCTTTGGAACTGAAGCCGGAATATGCCGAGATGGCACGCCGCCATCTGGAACTTGCCGGGTTCGGCGGCATGGCCGAATATCGGACAGGCCCCGCTCTGGACAGTCTTGCCCGGCTGGCGGAGGAAGGAAGAACGTTCGATTTCTTTTTTATCGACGCCGACAAGGAGAACTATCCGAACTATCTGGAATACGCGATACTGCTGGCGAAGCCGGGAGCGGTCATCGCGGGCGATAATATCTTCCTGCGCGGACGTACCCTGAATACGGACAAGAACGGACCTGCGGTGCAGGCGATGCGCCGTTTTAACGAAATGATCGCGGGTGACAGCCGGCTTGCCAGCACGCTGCTGCCCGCTTATGACGGACTCGCTCTTGCGATAGTGAAATAA
- a CDS encoding MFS transporter has protein sequence MKKWKTWETWQINLYVLWFGQFLVNAGMTMITPFLSLYLAKDLGVRGDAVGIWAGIIFSANFMTSFLFQPLWGSLSDKYGRKIMLLRSGFGMAIVITMMGFAQTPWQLLLLRLLNGTISGFNPASISLVSGTTPKHRMGFSMGLMQSGSVAGTILGPLIGGLLADWIGFRPIFYVIGLLLSIATLLAMFLVKENFNREEAAHKPQVSTFEGLKDLIKVPQLPALFAVTFLIQFAMISPMALLPLYVERLHGTAVNIAFWAGVVTAVTGVSNMIASPVLGKLSDKVGAHRILTYALIGAALFVIPQAFVGSVWQLIFVRFLMGVFMGGLLPSVNALIRSYTPDGKESRAFGFNSSTLALGNMLGSLIGGFLAGYIGIEGLFIVSGAMLLLNTIWVRFMLYKAAPLRLFR, from the coding sequence TTGAAAAAGTGGAAAACTTGGGAGACTTGGCAGATCAATCTCTATGTGCTTTGGTTTGGACAATTTCTGGTGAATGCCGGGATGACGATGATTACCCCGTTTCTGTCGCTCTATCTGGCCAAGGACCTCGGCGTCCGTGGGGATGCCGTCGGGATTTGGGCCGGTATTATTTTTTCCGCCAACTTTATGACTTCGTTTCTGTTTCAGCCGCTGTGGGGCTCGCTTTCCGACAAATATGGCCGTAAAATCATGCTGCTGCGATCCGGTTTTGGCATGGCAATCGTCATCACGATGATGGGCTTTGCGCAGACGCCCTGGCAGCTGCTCCTTCTCCGGCTGCTCAACGGCACCATCTCCGGATTCAATCCCGCTTCCATCTCGCTCGTCTCGGGGACGACGCCGAAGCATCGGATGGGCTTCTCTATGGGCCTTATGCAGTCCGGCTCCGTGGCCGGAACGATTCTCGGACCGCTGATCGGCGGACTGCTGGCGGACTGGATCGGATTCCGTCCGATTTTTTACGTGATTGGCCTGCTGCTGTCCATCGCCACTCTGCTCGCCATGTTCCTGGTTAAAGAGAATTTCAACCGCGAGGAAGCCGCTCACAAGCCGCAGGTATCCACGTTTGAAGGATTAAAAGACCTCATCAAGGTTCCGCAGCTTCCGGCGCTGTTCGCCGTCACGTTCCTGATCCAGTTCGCCATGATCAGCCCGATGGCCTTGCTGCCCTTATATGTCGAGAGGCTGCATGGGACCGCTGTCAATATCGCGTTCTGGGCAGGTGTGGTCACCGCCGTGACAGGGGTCTCGAATATGATTGCCTCGCCGGTACTCGGCAAACTCAGCGATAAGGTCGGCGCCCACCGGATTCTGACCTACGCTCTGATCGGCGCTGCCCTGTTTGTTATTCCGCAGGCGTTCGTCGGCAGCGTCTGGCAGCTCATATTCGTCCGCTTTCTAATGGGCGTCTTCATGGGCGGACTTCTTCCGAGCGTAAACGCCCTGATCCGTTCTTATACACCGGATGGCAAGGAGAGCCGGGCTTTCGGCTTCAACAGCAGCACGCTGGCCCTCGGCAACATGTTGGGATCGCTGATCGGCGGCTTCCTGGCTGGGTATATAGGCATCGAAGGCCTGTTCATCGTCTCTGGCGCCATGCTGCTGCTCAATACGATATGGGTCCGTTTCATGCTGTACAAGGCTGCCCCGCTGAGGCTGTTTCGTTAA
- the hemE gene encoding uroporphyrinogen decarboxylase produces the protein MTYNDTFIRACKKQETEHIPVWYMRQAGRYDPEYRKIKEKYSLLEISRQPELAAEITMMPVRKLGVDAAILYSDIMNPVASIGVEFDIVQNIGPVIEHPIRSGTDVERLKPVDVEGDLGHILETIAILDKELKVPLITFAGAPFTIASYLIEGRPSKSYIRTKELMYTQPSVWEMLMDKLGDMVIAYLRAHVRSGGKAFQLFDSWVGALSPQDFEVFVLPTVSRIFAELSDLDVPKIYFPGVSSGELLSTLTGLQADVIGLDWRVSLDEGRRRTDGNFAMQGNLDPYILTAPMELIKDRAKALIDEGIRKPGFVFNLGHGLFPEASLDKLRELTEYVHDYSKEALALKEASRLRS, from the coding sequence ATGACCTATAACGATACTTTTATCCGGGCCTGCAAGAAGCAGGAGACGGAGCATATCCCTGTGTGGTATATGCGGCAAGCAGGCCGCTACGATCCCGAATACCGGAAGATCAAGGAAAAGTATTCACTGCTTGAAATCAGCCGGCAGCCTGAATTGGCGGCGGAAATTACGATGATGCCGGTGCGTAAACTGGGCGTTGATGCGGCCATTCTATATTCAGACATCATGAATCCGGTTGCCTCTATCGGGGTGGAATTCGACATTGTGCAAAATATCGGGCCTGTGATTGAGCATCCGATCCGCAGCGGAACCGACGTAGAGAGGCTGAAGCCGGTGGATGTGGAAGGCGATCTCGGCCATATTTTGGAAACGATCGCAATTCTGGATAAAGAACTGAAGGTGCCGCTGATTACATTTGCCGGCGCTCCCTTTACGATTGCCAGCTATCTAATAGAAGGCCGCCCATCCAAGAGCTATATTCGCACTAAAGAGCTGATGTACACGCAGCCCAGTGTCTGGGAGATGCTGATGGACAAGCTCGGCGACATGGTTATCGCTTATCTGCGGGCTCATGTCCGCAGTGGAGGCAAGGCGTTTCAATTATTCGACAGCTGGGTGGGGGCCTTGTCGCCGCAGGATTTTGAAGTCTTTGTTCTGCCGACGGTCTCCCGTATTTTTGCCGAATTATCCGATTTAGATGTGCCCAAAATCTATTTTCCCGGCGTGAGCTCCGGCGAACTGCTGTCCACCCTTACGGGACTTCAAGCGGATGTGATTGGTCTCGACTGGCGGGTGTCGCTGGACGAAGGCCGGCGCAGAACCGACGGGAATTTTGCGATGCAGGGCAATCTTGATCCTTACATCCTGACCGCTCCGATGGAACTTATCAAGGATCGCGCGAAAGCCCTAATTGATGAAGGCATTCGTAAGCCCGGCTTTGTGTTCAACCTGGGGCACGGTCTGTTCCCCGAGGCGTCGCTGGACAAGCTGCGTGAATTGACGGAGTACGTCCACGACTATTCCAAGGAAGCGCTGGCGCTCAAGGAAGCCTCAAGGCTTCGCTCCTGA
- the hemH gene encoding ferrochelatase, whose product MTTQIGVLVMSYGTPESLEGVKSYYTHIRRGNPPSAEQLKDLKDRYEAIVGGVFPLRENTDRQVKALQEALNRDNKDKDVEYICFQGLKHARPFIEDGVERMAESGINQAVGIVLAPHYSVMSVGGYIKRAKEKAESSGIQMTFVQSYHLHPQLIEALSRRVSARLDQYEEAGANREDVRVLFSAHSLPERILSMGDPYRDQLLETSKAVAEQTGVTSWQFTWQSAGRTAEPWLGPDILDTLRELSKEQVEYVLSAPIGFVSDHLEVLYDLDIEAQSVAAELDMRLMRIESLNNDPSFMAVLSDVVRDRAGELKAGRP is encoded by the coding sequence GTGACAACACAAATCGGCGTTCTCGTTATGTCCTACGGCACTCCTGAAAGCCTGGAGGGTGTTAAGTCCTATTATACGCATATCCGGCGCGGCAATCCGCCATCGGCGGAACAGCTGAAAGATCTGAAGGACCGCTATGAAGCCATAGTAGGCGGAGTGTTCCCGCTGCGGGAAAATACGGACCGTCAGGTAAAGGCGCTGCAGGAAGCGCTAAACCGAGATAATAAGGACAAGGATGTCGAATATATTTGCTTTCAGGGCCTAAAGCACGCTCGTCCTTTCATTGAGGATGGAGTGGAGCGAATGGCGGAGAGCGGCATCAACCAGGCGGTGGGCATCGTGCTCGCTCCGCATTATTCGGTCATGAGTGTCGGTGGCTACATCAAACGGGCCAAAGAAAAAGCGGAAAGCAGCGGCATCCAAATGACATTTGTGCAAAGCTACCATCTTCATCCGCAGCTTATCGAAGCGCTTAGCCGGCGCGTATCCGCAAGGCTGGACCAGTACGAGGAAGCGGGCGCGAACCGGGAGGACGTTCGGGTGCTTTTCAGCGCCCACAGCCTGCCGGAGCGAATTCTCTCCATGGGCGATCCATACCGGGATCAGCTGCTCGAGACTTCAAAGGCCGTTGCGGAGCAAACCGGGGTTACTTCGTGGCAGTTCACTTGGCAAAGCGCCGGAAGAACGGCGGAGCCCTGGCTTGGGCCGGATATTCTCGATACGCTCCGCGAGCTGAGCAAGGAACAGGTGGAATACGTGCTGTCCGCCCCGATCGGATTCGTATCCGACCATCTCGAGGTACTGTACGATCTGGATATTGAAGCCCAAAGCGTTGCTGCCGAGTTGGATATGCGTCTGATGCGGATTGAATCGCTGAACAACGACCCATCTTTTATGGCGGTGCTGAGCGACGTGGTGCGGGACCGGGCTGGCGAACTGAAGGCAGGACGGCCATGA
- the hemG gene encoding protoporphyrinogen oxidase, whose product MNGASRKVVIIGGGLSGLSAAFYVRKYYKEAGIRPEIVILEKERSLGGKIETLHKDGFVIEKGPDSFLARKQEMSDLAKELEIDHELVTTNPNAKKTYILQRGKLLPMPAGLMLGIPTDIKPFIGSRLLSFPGKLRALMDFVIPPRRSKEDEPLGELIERRFGTEVLENLTEPLLAGIYAADMRKISLQATFPQFGEIERQYGSLIRGMMTGKKPQETHTGTKKSMFLTFRQGLQSLVHALVHELHDVEQRTETAAIAIYDRIAETNIGTTEAEGAAAQAALESAASPQARYAVELGNGDLLPADDIYITVPNFAAAELLRPHVDVSALDAVNYVSVANVVMAFSGKEMDGNFDGSGFLVPRKEGRNITACTWTSAKWLHTSPDDKVLLRCYVGRSGDEQNVQLPDEALEELVRKDLREVMGITAQPLFTEITRLPNSMPQYPVGHPAAIAGLRSDLAAVLPGVHVFGAGYDGIGMPDCIKFAKLTAKAAAEGLQAN is encoded by the coding sequence ATGAACGGAGCTTCACGCAAAGTCGTCATTATCGGTGGAGGACTGAGCGGCCTAAGCGCCGCTTTTTACGTACGCAAATATTATAAAGAAGCCGGCATCCGGCCGGAAATTGTCATTCTCGAGAAAGAGCGGAGCCTTGGCGGGAAAATTGAGACCCTGCATAAGGACGGTTTCGTCATCGAAAAAGGGCCGGATTCATTCCTGGCCCGCAAGCAGGAAATGAGCGACCTGGCGAAAGAATTGGAGATCGACCATGAGCTGGTTACGACCAATCCGAACGCCAAGAAGACATATATCTTGCAACGCGGCAAGCTGCTTCCGATGCCAGCCGGCCTTATGCTGGGCATTCCTACGGATATTAAGCCCTTTATAGGGAGTAGGCTCCTCTCCTTTCCCGGCAAGCTCCGCGCGCTGATGGATTTCGTTATTCCGCCCCGGCGTTCGAAGGAGGACGAGCCGCTCGGAGAGCTGATTGAGCGGCGTTTCGGCACAGAGGTGCTGGAGAACTTGACGGAGCCCCTCTTGGCCGGTATTTATGCGGCGGATATGCGCAAGATCAGCCTGCAGGCGACCTTTCCGCAGTTCGGTGAGATTGAGCGGCAGTACGGCAGCCTGATTCGCGGGATGATGACGGGGAAAAAGCCTCAGGAGACGCATACCGGCACGAAAAAGAGCATGTTCCTGACCTTCCGTCAGGGCCTGCAAAGCCTCGTGCATGCACTTGTGCATGAGCTTCATGATGTGGAGCAGCGCACGGAAACCGCCGCGATTGCTATTTATGACCGGATTGCCGAAACGAATATCGGCACGACCGAGGCCGAGGGAGCGGCGGCCCAGGCTGCTTTGGAATCAGCTGCTTCTCCGCAAGCGCGCTACGCGGTAGAACTGGGGAACGGCGACTTGCTGCCTGCGGACGACATCTATATCACGGTTCCCAATTTCGCGGCGGCCGAGCTGCTGCGTCCGCATGTTGATGTATCGGCATTGGACGCGGTAAACTATGTATCGGTAGCCAATGTAGTTATGGCCTTTTCCGGCAAAGAAATGGACGGCAATTTCGACGGCTCGGGCTTCCTGGTTCCCCGGAAGGAAGGACGGAATATTACGGCCTGCACCTGGACTTCGGCCAAATGGCTGCATACGAGTCCCGATGACAAGGTGCTGCTGCGCTGTTATGTCGGACGTTCAGGCGACGAGCAGAATGTGCAGCTGCCGGACGAAGCGCTGGAAGAGTTGGTGCGCAAGGATCTGCGCGAGGTTATGGGCATCACGGCCCAGCCGTTATTCACGGAAATTACGCGTCTGCCGAACTCGATGCCGCAGTACCCCGTTGGGCATCCGGCTGCAATTGCAGGGCTCCGCAGCGATCTGGCGGCCGTTCTTCCGGGCGTGCACGTATTTGGTGCCGGATATGACGGAATCGGCATGCCGGACTGCATCAAATTTGCGAAGCTTACGGCGAAGGCGGCTGCCGAAGGCCTGCAAGCGAACTAA
- a CDS encoding CapA family protein: MYPPRSSRKRSNTTRKQRKNRIWSWINISLLALITVMLFYFFYSGAGRDSIPIPETGTASPSPEGSAAPGTAGAADPVASGGASAAPSGELQPTFSADAVPSAEAVPTPSPAASEGSMTAPSGASQQASGAGADGAEGNGPSAGLPEGEEGSGKTVTLNFAGDVIFAGKVGELLKQKGYDYPYARLGGMFLQDDLSVINLETPVTERGTEANKTFVFKSPPEALNALKAAGVDAVNLANNHTLDMGEQGLRDTMANLDQRGIPFVGAGVDSAQAYSAQYFTRKGITIALLGFTRVMPEAGWAAGKGKPGVASAYDSGPALKAIAEARKKADIVAVVVHWGQERADQPNAVQQTLGRSFIDAGADLVIGGHPHVLQGLEPYKGKWIAYSTGNFIFTRSSTKTTWETAVFQAECSVKGQCSMKLTPFEAELGQPVPMSAADGQKLLQRVESLSSGKVEIDEEGRVTEAGR, encoded by the coding sequence ATGTATCCCCCTAGATCCAGCAGAAAAAGAAGCAATACGACCAGAAAGCAGAGAAAAAATCGAATCTGGTCTTGGATCAACATCAGCCTGCTGGCGCTGATTACGGTTATGCTGTTTTATTTTTTCTACAGCGGAGCGGGCCGCGATAGCATTCCTATCCCCGAGACGGGAACGGCTTCGCCTTCACCGGAGGGATCAGCGGCGCCGGGAACCGCCGGAGCGGCTGATCCCGTGGCATCGGGCGGGGCTTCAGCTGCTCCGTCAGGCGAGCTTCAGCCGACATTTTCGGCGGATGCTGTCCCGTCCGCGGAAGCCGTGCCGACGCCGTCTCCCGCAGCCAGCGAGGGCAGCATGACGGCGCCGTCCGGCGCTTCACAGCAGGCGTCGGGCGCCGGGGCTGATGGAGCCGAAGGTAACGGGCCGTCGGCGGGACTGCCGGAAGGCGAGGAAGGAAGCGGAAAGACGGTGACGCTGAATTTTGCGGGTGACGTTATTTTTGCCGGTAAAGTCGGTGAGCTGTTGAAGCAGAAGGGCTACGATTATCCGTACGCCCGTCTGGGCGGTATGTTCCTGCAGGATGATCTTTCAGTCATCAATCTGGAAACGCCTGTCACCGAGCGAGGCACGGAGGCAAATAAGACCTTTGTGTTCAAGTCGCCTCCGGAGGCGCTGAATGCGCTGAAGGCGGCGGGAGTGGATGCCGTTAATTTGGCGAACAACCATACGCTGGATATGGGCGAGCAGGGGCTGCGGGATACAATGGCCAATTTGGACCAGAGAGGCATTCCGTTCGTCGGGGCGGGAGTAGATTCCGCTCAGGCTTACTCGGCGCAGTATTTTACCCGCAAAGGAATAACCATCGCTCTGCTCGGCTTTACGCGGGTCATGCCCGAAGCCGGATGGGCGGCCGGCAAGGGCAAGCCCGGCGTAGCCTCCGCTTACGACAGCGGTCCGGCGCTTAAGGCGATAGCCGAAGCCAGAAAAAAAGCGGATATTGTTGCCGTTGTTGTCCATTGGGGCCAGGAACGGGCGGATCAGCCGAACGCGGTTCAGCAGACGCTAGGCCGGAGCTTTATCGATGCAGGGGCGGATCTCGTAATTGGAGGGCATCCCCATGTCCTTCAGGGACTTGAGCCGTATAAAGGGAAGTGGATCGCGTACAGTACGGGCAACTTTATTTTTACGCGTTCTTCCACGAAGACCACCTGGGAGACGGCGGTGTTTCAGGCCGAATGCAGCGTCAAGGGACAATGCTCGATGAAGCTCACGCCTTTTGAAGCCGAATTGGGCCAGCCGGTGCCGATGAGCGCCGCTGACGGGCAGAAGCTGCTGCAGCGGGTAGAATCACTCTCTTCCGGCAAAGTGGAGATCGACGAAGAGGGCAGAGTGACGGAGGCCGGCCGTTAG
- a CDS encoding glycerophosphodiester phosphodiesterase translates to MNNLCVAHRGFSGKAPENTLAAIRMALELPYVTWMEIDVQLTRDGVPVVIHDYSLDRTTNGRGKVKNMDWSHMRLLDAGGWKGRAFRGEGVPSLEEVLDLCKGQLRLNIELKNAGNLYPGIEKTVTELIATKGMQGEVVLTSFDPGTLLRCEEADPGIRRGLIFDSRWGDPAGRVRELGCSFLSIGFSRLTPGLARFLSGRGVGIMAWTVNKAKEMRRLADMHSDIMICTNRPDIWGETFLGK, encoded by the coding sequence ATGAACAACTTGTGCGTCGCCCATCGGGGATTTTCCGGCAAGGCACCGGAGAACACGCTTGCCGCAATCCGCATGGCGCTGGAACTTCCGTATGTGACCTGGATGGAAATCGACGTTCAACTGACAAGGGATGGAGTACCTGTTGTAATCCATGATTACAGCCTGGACCGGACGACCAATGGCCGCGGTAAAGTGAAGAATATGGACTGGAGCCATATGCGGCTTCTCGATGCCGGAGGATGGAAGGGCCGCGCCTTTCGAGGCGAAGGAGTTCCTTCACTGGAAGAGGTGCTAGATCTGTGCAAAGGACAGCTGCGGCTGAATATCGAGCTGAAGAACGCCGGCAATCTGTATCCCGGAATCGAAAAGACGGTTACGGAGCTGATTGCTACTAAGGGGATGCAGGGCGAGGTCGTCCTGACTTCGTTCGACCCCGGCACGCTGCTAAGGTGCGAAGAAGCCGATCCCGGCATCCGCCGGGGACTCATCTTTGACTCCAGATGGGGCGATCCGGCCGGGCGCGTGCGTGAATTGGGCTGCTCTTTTTTATCCATCGGCTTTTCCCGCCTTACTCCCGGGCTGGCCAGATTTTTGTCGGGGCGAGGGGTTGGCATCATGGCCTGGACGGTGAATAAAGCGAAGGAGATGCGTCGCCTGGCGGACATGCATTCTGATATAATGATATGTACGAATCGCCCGGATATTTGGGGGGAGACGTTTTTGGGAAAATGA